The Brachionichthys hirsutus isolate HB-005 chromosome 11, CSIRO-AGI_Bhir_v1, whole genome shotgun sequence genome includes a window with the following:
- the zgc:162698 gene encoding transmembrane protein 87A-like gives MARSTGPGRTGSVLRSLAGFLAVLTVLTGPVGAVSEHGKWTLNVTSERLKSQRLFFYTQTLLNNSFIHLKLVSEVCNSSPSPVQFELSWYLRNSRCYDEVFALNAKNVDQYFMKKTAADGGGSGFYVSHRYPPISCRANLNYDVFRLEHFDTKAPLADVKQPTSGKPPDDGRKRRELESPKPKMEETSNKSGEPSEKTPPPPADFDVVAQTWEDGPYMFILSIVEVGDESRASPAPWSLQLEISMKGPHGFISASEWPLMMFYMAMCIVYVLLAFLWLLLSACYWRDLLRIQFWIGGVIFLGMLEKAIYYAEFQSIRYEGSSVYGAVVFAEVLSTVKRTLARVLVIIASLGYGIVKPRLGALLHRVVGVGLLYLIFANVEGILRVNAGRGADSSVRVLCDIMLALIDSCIVWWIFVSLAQTMKLLRLRRNVVKLSLYRHFTNTLIFAVVASVIFIAWSTRTFRVTQCHADWRELWIDEAFWRFLFSFILLVIMFLWRPSANNQRYAFSPLLDDESEEEEKEPMMSDAFEGVKMRGLKNEPNGSAKGSKTDEDLKWVEENIPTSIADVALPPLLDSDEEIMTTKFEMSKME, from the exons ATGGCGAGATCTACGGGTCCAGGTCGGACCGGATCGGTACTCCGGTCCCTGGCGGGTTTCCTGGCGGTGCTGACGGTGTTGACTGGACCGGTCGGTGCCGTGTCCGAACACGGTAAATGGACCCTCAACGTCACCAGT GAGCGTCTGAAGAGCCAACGCCTTTTCTTCTACACCCAAACGCTGTTGAACAACAGCTTCATCCACCTGAAAC tGGTGTCAGAGGTGTGTAACTCCTCCCCGTCTCCGGTCCAGTTCGAGTTGTCCTGGTATCTGAGGAACTCTCGCTGCTACGATGAAGTCTTCGCCCTGAAT GCGAAGAACGTCGACCAGTACTTCATGAAGAAGACGgctgcagatggaggaggaagcggaTTTTATGTTTCACACCGGTATCCTCCAATCAGCTGCAGGGCTAACCTCAACTATGACGTG TTCAGACTGGAACACTTTGACACTAAAGCCCCGCTGGCAGACGTGAAACAG CCAACCAGCGGGAAGCCTCCGGATgacgggaggaagaggagggagctgGAGTCGCCCAAACCGAAG ATGGAGGAAACTTCAAATAAATCAGGAGAGCCTTCTGAAAAG actccgccccctccgGCTGACTTTGATGTGGTGGCCCAAACGTGGGAGGACGGACCCTACATGTTCATCCTGAGCATCGTCGAGGTCGGAGACGAGAGCCGAGCGTCGCCGGCGCCCTGGAGTCTGCAGC TGGAGATCAGCATGAAGGGACCTCATGGCTTCATCTCAGCCTCCGAGTGGCCTCTGATGATG TTCTACATGGCGATGTGCATCGTCTACGTGCTGCTGGCGTTCCTGTGGCTGCTTCTGTCCGCCTGCTACTGGAGGGATCTGCTCAGGATCCAGTTCTGGATCGGAGGAGTCATCTTCCTGGGCATGCTGGAGAAAGCCATCTATTACGCAGAGTTCCAGAGCATCCGATACGAGGGCTCCTCAG TCTACGGGGCGGTGGTCTTTGCAGAGGTGCTCTCAACGGTGAAGAGGACTCTGGCCAGGGTGCTGGTGATCATCGCCAGTCTGGGCTACGGCATCGTCAA GCCCAGGCTCGGCGCGTTACTCCACAGAGTCGTCGGTGTCGGGTTGCTCTACCTGATCTTCGCCAACGTCGAGGGCATCTTAAGGGTCAACGCC GGCCGAGGCGCCGACAGCAGCGTTCGGGTTTTGTGTGACATCATGCTGGCCCTCATTGACTCCTGCATTGTGTGGTGG attttCGTGAGTCTGGCGCAGACGATGAAGCTGCTGAGGCTGAGGAGGAACGTCGTGAAGCTCTCGCTCTACAGACACTTCACCAACACGCTCATCTTCGCCGTCGTGG cGTCGGTCATCTTCATCGCTTGGAGCACCCGGACCTTCAGGGTGACTCAGTGTCACGCC GACTGGAGGGAGCTCTGGATCGACGAAGCCTTCTGGCGCTTCCTGTTCTCCTTCATCCTATTGGTCATCATGTTCCTATGGCGACCGTCGGCCAATAACCAGAG GTACGCCTTCAGCCCTCTGTTAGACGATgaaagcgaggaagaggagaaggagcccATGATGAGCGACGCGTTCG AGGGAGTGAAAATGAGAGGCTTGAAGAACGAGCCCAACGGGTCGGCCAAAGGCAGCAAAACG GATGAAGATTTGAAGTGGGTCGAGGAGAACATCCCGACGTCCATCGCTGATGT CGCCCTGCCCCCGCTGCTGGACTCGGATGAG gaaatCATGACGACTAAGTTTGAGATGTCCAAGATGGAGTGA